A DNA window from Bos indicus x Bos taurus breed Angus x Brahman F1 hybrid chromosome 16, Bos_hybrid_MaternalHap_v2.0, whole genome shotgun sequence contains the following coding sequences:
- the TMEM9 gene encoding transmembrane protein 9 isoform X2 — protein MKLLCVVAVVGSLLVPPAQANKSSEDIRCKCICPPYRNISGHIYNQNVSQKDCNCLHVVEPMPVPGHDVEAYCLLCECKYEERSTTTIKVIIVIYLSVVGALLLYMAFLMLVDPLIRKPDAYTERLHNEEESEDARSAAAAAAFGSRANTVLERVEGAQQRWKLQVQEQRKTVFDRHKMLS, from the exons ATGAAGCTCCTGTGTGTGGTGGCCGTGGTCGGAAGTCTGCTGGTTCCCCCAGCCCAAGCCAACAAG AGTTCTGAAGATATCCGTTGTAAATGCATCTGTCCGCCGTACAGGAACATCAGCGGGCACATTTACAACCAGAATGTGTCACAGAAGGACTG CAACTGCCTGCACGTGGTGGAGCCCATGCCAGTGCCCGGCCACGACGTGGAGGCCTACTGCCTGCTGTGCGAGTGCAAGTACGAGGAGCGgagcaccaccaccatcaag GTCATCATCGTCATCTACCTGTCGGTGGTGGGCGCCCTCCTGCTCTACATGGCCTTCCTGATGCTGGTGGACCCTCTGATCCGGAAGCCGGACGCCTACACCGAGCGGCTGCACAACGAGGAGGAGAGTGAG GACGCGCGCTCTGCAGCGGCCGCCGCCGCCTTTGGGTCCCGGGCGAACACGGTCCTGGAGCGCGTGGAGGGCGCGCAGCAGCGGTGGAAGCTGCAGGTGCAGGAGCAGCGGAAGACCGTCTTCGACCGGCACAAGATGCTCAGCTAG
- the TMEM9 gene encoding transmembrane protein 9 isoform X1, translating into MPPSPLRGASALRRRRALLPWRQPGGGSCRPREGPRSMKLLCVVAVVGSLLVPPAQANKSSEDIRCKCICPPYRNISGHIYNQNVSQKDCNCLHVVEPMPVPGHDVEAYCLLCECKYEERSTTTIKVIIVIYLSVVGALLLYMAFLMLVDPLIRKPDAYTERLHNEEESEDARSAAAAAAFGSRANTVLERVEGAQQRWKLQVQEQRKTVFDRHKMLS; encoded by the exons ATGCCTCCCTCTCCCTTGCGCGGAGCCTCGGCGCTCCGGCGGAGGCGGGCCTTGTTGCCTTGGAGACAGCCAG GTGGGGGATCTTGCCGGCCCCGTGAAGGCCCGAGAAGCATGAAGCTCCTGTGTGTGGTGGCCGTGGTCGGAAGTCTGCTGGTTCCCCCAGCCCAAGCCAACAAG AGTTCTGAAGATATCCGTTGTAAATGCATCTGTCCGCCGTACAGGAACATCAGCGGGCACATTTACAACCAGAATGTGTCACAGAAGGACTG CAACTGCCTGCACGTGGTGGAGCCCATGCCAGTGCCCGGCCACGACGTGGAGGCCTACTGCCTGCTGTGCGAGTGCAAGTACGAGGAGCGgagcaccaccaccatcaag GTCATCATCGTCATCTACCTGTCGGTGGTGGGCGCCCTCCTGCTCTACATGGCCTTCCTGATGCTGGTGGACCCTCTGATCCGGAAGCCGGACGCCTACACCGAGCGGCTGCACAACGAGGAGGAGAGTGAG GACGCGCGCTCTGCAGCGGCCGCCGCCGCCTTTGGGTCCCGGGCGAACACGGTCCTGGAGCGCGTGGAGGGCGCGCAGCAGCGGTGGAAGCTGCAGGTGCAGGAGCAGCGGAAGACCGTCTTCGACCGGCACAAGATGCTCAGCTAG